One Paenibacillus riograndensis SBR5 DNA segment encodes these proteins:
- a CDS encoding putative polysaccharide biosynthesis protein yields MSTKKESFVKGTLILAAAALVARVLGLAQRVPLEHLFNDIGNASFTQANNVYLMLLPLATAGIPSTLSKMVSERYALNRPHEAQQVYRAALIFAAVVGVLMSTILYIAAPYYAEYSKVPESTLAIRAIAPALLLFPMIAMMRGYFQGRNNMMAGGISQIIEQIARVSTAILLAFILLRQGYSNTWMAAGASFGSVLGSIGAFGVMLYYAVKLRRSEEQKALYDSSQARIPLLKIYKDIFKLSIPIVLSSVTVPVVNFIDTSFIVPLLSGQIGREAATQALGIFGSRAQSVAGIPPVLSIALSTSLIPVISAAYARREEAHLKRQITLALRISILTGTPIVLSLVVAAYSVNGLLFSSLDGSGIVAMLTLGTIFQITMMTTNSILLGMGKARISMYYVLAGLLVKFGSNFLLSRLFGIYGIIAATALCFIVITLLNLRMLKTIVPFEILGKRWGGFAVAVLAAGGIGYGLNEAGQLLTHMMPVRLAFLITCLVVGAAVVIVYLVLLIVLGVLSRQEIAGYPRPLQKLLGPLMKLQPERVRSEQ; encoded by the coding sequence TTGTCCACCAAGAAAGAGTCTTTTGTCAAAGGCACGCTTATCCTGGCCGCGGCGGCGCTCGTGGCCCGCGTGCTTGGTCTTGCCCAGCGGGTGCCGCTGGAGCATTTATTCAATGACATCGGGAATGCATCGTTTACGCAGGCCAACAACGTGTATTTGATGCTGCTGCCGCTGGCTACAGCAGGTATTCCGAGTACGCTCAGCAAAATGGTGTCTGAGCGTTATGCCCTGAACCGGCCGCATGAGGCGCAGCAGGTATACCGCGCGGCGCTTATTTTTGCTGCGGTGGTTGGTGTGCTGATGAGTACAATCCTGTACATAGCGGCTCCCTACTATGCAGAGTATAGCAAGGTGCCTGAGAGCACGCTGGCGATCCGGGCGATTGCCCCGGCGCTGCTGCTCTTTCCGATGATCGCGATGATGCGCGGTTATTTCCAGGGACGCAACAATATGATGGCTGGCGGCATCTCACAGATCATTGAGCAGATTGCCCGGGTATCCACGGCGATCCTGCTTGCCTTTATTCTGCTGCGCCAAGGGTACAGCAATACCTGGATGGCTGCCGGCGCCTCCTTCGGCAGCGTTCTAGGCAGCATCGGGGCTTTTGGCGTGATGCTGTATTATGCGGTGAAGCTCCGCCGCAGCGAGGAGCAGAAAGCCCTGTATGATTCCAGTCAAGCCCGGATTCCGCTGCTGAAAATCTATAAGGATATCTTTAAGCTGTCCATACCGATTGTGCTCTCTTCCGTTACGGTTCCGGTCGTGAACTTCATTGATACCTCATTCATTGTTCCGCTGCTCAGCGGGCAGATCGGGCGGGAAGCCGCTACTCAGGCCCTGGGGATCTTTGGCAGCCGGGCGCAGAGTGTAGCCGGAATTCCGCCGGTGCTGTCCATCGCACTCAGCACCTCGCTGATTCCGGTCATTTCCGCCGCTTATGCAAGACGCGAAGAGGCGCACCTGAAGCGGCAGATCACGCTGGCGCTGCGGATTTCAATTTTGACGGGGACGCCTATTGTTCTTTCACTCGTTGTAGCGGCGTATTCCGTGAACGGCCTGCTGTTCAGCAGCCTGGACGGCAGCGGCATTGTAGCCATGCTGACCCTTGGGACGATATTCCAGATTACGATGATGACGACCAACTCCATTCTGCTGGGGATGGGCAAAGCGCGGATCTCCATGTATTACGTGCTGGCGGGTCTGCTGGTCAAATTCGGCTCCAACTTCCTGCTCAGCCGCTTGTTCGGGATTTACGGCATTATTGCTGCCACGGCGCTGTGCTTCATTGTGATTACCCTGCTTAACCTGAGAATGCTCAAGACGATCGTTCCTTTCGAGATTCTCGGCAAACGCTGGGGCGGCTTCGCAGTTGCCGTATTGGCCGCCGGAGGGATTGGCTACGGACTGAACGAGGCGGGACAGCTGCTTACCCATATGATGCCTGTGCGCCTGGCCTTCCTGATCACTTGCCTCGTTGTAGGGGCGGCGGTGGTTATCGTCTACCTTGTGCTACTCATTGTTCTGGGAGTGCTGAGCCGTCAGGAAATCGCCGGTTATCCACGGCCGTTGCAGAAGCTGCTGGGTCCGCTCATGAAGCTGCAGCCTGAACGCGTTCGTTCTGAGCAATAA
- a CDS encoding DUF456 domain-containing protein produces the protein MAILGWVLIIALFAVGLAGAVYPILPGALAIYLAFFVYGWFFSFDPFGAGFWITQTLIVVVLFVADYVVGAWGVKKFGGSRASVIGSTIGLILGPLLISAFGLLIGPFVGAFAGELIAGSKPGKALKVSFGSLLGLFSSTVVKIVLQIAMVVLFFIWIGRY, from the coding sequence TTGGCGATTCTGGGGTGGGTTCTGATTATTGCTTTGTTCGCCGTGGGGCTTGCCGGAGCAGTGTATCCCATACTGCCGGGCGCACTGGCGATTTATCTGGCTTTTTTCGTATACGGCTGGTTCTTTTCCTTTGATCCGTTTGGTGCGGGATTCTGGATCACCCAGACGCTGATCGTGGTTGTGCTGTTTGTGGCGGATTATGTGGTCGGGGCCTGGGGCGTCAAAAAGTTCGGCGGCTCCCGCGCTTCGGTGATCGGCAGCACGATTGGCCTGATTTTGGGCCCGCTCCTTATCTCAGCGTTTGGCCTGCTGATCGGTCCTTTTGTCGGGGCATTTGCCGGTGAGCTGATCGCCGGCTCCAAGCCCGGCAAAGCCTTGAAGGTGAGCTTTGGCTCACTGCTTGGCTTATTCAGCAGCACGGTCGTCAAAATCGTGCTGCAAATTGCCATGGTCGTCCTCTTCTTTATCTGGATTGGCCGGTATTAA
- a CDS encoding Cof-type HAD-IIB family hydrolase — protein sequence MIAKYRLLALDMDGTLLNDEQQITPKTVEWIKKAMDAGVHVCLSTGRTSRGAMPYAEQLGLETPMIMVNGSEVWRTPSELYRRSLLDVTLVKTMHEIAEEYGTWFWACSVDEVYNRDNWDGDIEGREWLKFGYSTEDDDIRHKLLMRLQDLGGLEITNSSPTNLEINPLGINKASGIREVCKLLGLEMSQVVAVGDSLNDLAAIQQSGFGVAMGNAQEVVKQEADAVVATNNDDGIAEVIQKYILAEAELEVEAQAGRSSGK from the coding sequence ATGATTGCCAAATACCGCCTGCTAGCATTGGATATGGATGGAACCCTGCTGAATGATGAACAACAGATTACCCCCAAAACGGTGGAATGGATTAAAAAAGCGATGGATGCGGGCGTTCATGTCTGCCTGTCCACCGGACGCACCTCCCGCGGTGCCATGCCTTATGCTGAGCAACTGGGACTTGAAACTCCGATGATTATGGTCAACGGCAGTGAGGTGTGGCGTACGCCGAGTGAGCTGTACCGCCGCTCCCTTTTGGATGTGACGCTGGTCAAGACCATGCATGAGATCGCCGAAGAATACGGGACTTGGTTCTGGGCGTGTTCAGTAGATGAGGTTTATAACCGCGACAATTGGGATGGGGATATCGAAGGCCGGGAGTGGCTTAAGTTCGGGTATTCCACAGAGGACGATGACATCCGCCATAAGCTGCTGATGCGGCTCCAAGATCTGGGCGGACTCGAAATTACGAATTCTTCACCAACCAATCTGGAGATTAATCCGCTGGGCATCAACAAGGCTTCGGGTATCCGGGAGGTCTGCAAGCTTCTGGGCTTAGAGATGTCCCAGGTTGTCGCTGTAGGGGACAGTCTGAATGATCTGGCCGCGATCCAGCAGTCCGGCTTCGGTGTCGCCATGGGCAACGCCCAGGAGGTTGTGAAGCAGGAAGCGGACGCCGTCGTCGCCACGAACAATGACGACGGCATTGCAGAAGTAATCCAAAAGTATATTTTGGCCGAAGCTGAACTCGAAGTAGAAGCCCAGGCCGGAAGATCATCCGGAAAATAA
- a CDS encoding peptidoglycan D,D-transpeptidase FtsI family protein, whose product MKWFGFPGRSPDSSHGRSTSSVRINLFFFGTFFIFCVIIVRLASLQFVEAEALTEIEENQETKTVPLSAIRGIIHAAGGENIAYNTSVQSLYITLTKDYTETYRNKTTNEYEFTDKAKANTASLAARLESVFNQYGDPSGKKLTGEEITTLLDLNFKKTLGYYPRKIKTGLTPKEVAHFLEHKEQYPGLSIVEEAARHYDKDTVAVQTVGYIRPFKSLDSLDLYKNIRSAMKQNNADPGLAYKEEEFVGAYGLEQQYQRELRGKNGYQTISVNPQNMAEEIIESVPPVKGNDIWMTINKNVQMKTEQAIMDQIRWLHTNPVLGKLHPDALTGYAVAMEVDTGNVVAMASMPDYDTNVWTTDKVEPEVYEKIANNYLNGTIRDTTSGISGNGLKSVIYLGSTVKPLSVLIGLNEGLFSTGDTYNDVGIAYFGKDDNASVKNSSGHVLGPLDPAKAIQESSNAFMIDMIGDPLYKKYKSKAPEVWDQYLKAFGLGVSTQSGLPNESAGLGDYMDTKAAGSTQAAMVYASFGQKGKYTALQLAQYTATLANEGERIKPQLVSRITDAEGKTVKEFHREVLSTISFDPSYWKEIKKGMNTAVKAFDGFPYDFARKTGTSEMDAYGVTRDNGVFIAFAPREHPKLAVAVVIPEGGFGSNSAAPVARKIFDAYDWEYGLNGVPRKNVSPATESTLK is encoded by the coding sequence GTGAAATGGTTTGGTTTCCCGGGCAGAAGCCCCGATTCAAGTCATGGCCGAAGCACATCCAGTGTGCGCATCAATTTGTTTTTCTTCGGCACGTTTTTTATTTTTTGTGTCATTATTGTCCGTCTTGCGTCACTGCAGTTCGTCGAGGCTGAGGCTTTGACAGAAATTGAAGAGAATCAGGAGACCAAAACTGTCCCGCTCTCCGCGATCCGGGGGATAATTCATGCTGCCGGCGGGGAGAACATCGCGTATAACACTTCTGTCCAATCCCTGTACATCACGTTAACTAAGGACTATACCGAGACCTATAGGAATAAGACAACCAATGAATATGAATTTACCGACAAGGCCAAAGCGAACACTGCTTCCCTGGCAGCAAGACTGGAGTCTGTCTTCAATCAATATGGCGATCCGTCCGGCAAAAAGCTGACAGGAGAAGAAATTACAACACTGCTTGATCTCAATTTCAAAAAAACGCTTGGCTACTATCCGCGCAAAATCAAGACAGGACTTACGCCCAAGGAAGTGGCTCATTTTCTGGAGCATAAGGAGCAGTATCCCGGCCTTTCGATTGTGGAGGAGGCTGCACGACATTATGACAAGGACACGGTGGCTGTACAGACGGTAGGTTATATCAGACCTTTTAAATCCTTAGACAGTTTGGATCTTTACAAAAATATCCGCAGTGCGATGAAGCAAAATAATGCCGATCCCGGCTTAGCGTATAAAGAGGAAGAATTTGTAGGTGCATATGGCCTTGAACAGCAATACCAGCGGGAGCTGCGCGGGAAAAACGGCTACCAGACCATTTCTGTAAATCCGCAGAATATGGCCGAAGAAATTATTGAATCCGTACCTCCGGTCAAGGGGAACGACATCTGGATGACGATCAACAAGAACGTACAGATGAAGACCGAACAGGCGATTATGGATCAGATCCGCTGGCTGCACACCAATCCGGTGCTGGGGAAACTTCATCCCGATGCCCTGACCGGCTACGCTGTTGCCATGGAAGTGGACACTGGAAACGTAGTGGCCATGGCCAGTATGCCTGATTATGACACGAATGTCTGGACAACAGATAAAGTTGAGCCTGAGGTGTATGAAAAAATTGCGAACAATTATTTGAACGGAACGATCAGAGATACTACCTCCGGGATTTCAGGGAATGGCCTGAAGTCAGTGATCTATTTGGGGTCCACGGTCAAACCGTTAAGTGTGTTGATTGGATTAAATGAAGGCTTGTTCTCTACCGGCGATACTTATAACGATGTAGGGATCGCTTATTTCGGCAAAGACGACAATGCTTCTGTAAAAAATTCCTCAGGCCATGTGCTGGGACCGCTGGATCCGGCTAAAGCGATTCAGGAATCATCCAACGCGTTTATGATCGATATGATCGGGGATCCCCTGTACAAGAAATATAAGAGCAAGGCACCGGAGGTGTGGGATCAATATTTGAAGGCTTTTGGGCTGGGCGTATCCACACAAAGCGGCCTGCCTAATGAAAGTGCCGGACTGGGTGATTATATGGATACCAAAGCGGCCGGCAGCACCCAGGCAGCCATGGTCTACGCCTCCTTCGGCCAGAAAGGCAAATATACAGCGCTGCAGCTGGCCCAGTACACAGCAACTCTCGCCAATGAGGGAGAGCGGATCAAGCCGCAGCTGGTCAGCAGAATTACCGATGCGGAAGGCAAGACCGTCAAAGAGTTTCACCGTGAGGTGCTAAGCACAATTTCGTTCGATCCCTCCTACTGGAAGGAGATCAAAAAAGGGATGAATACTGCCGTCAAGGCATTTGACGGATTTCCTTATGATTTTGCCCGCAAGACCGGCACTTCCGAAATGGATGCGTACGGAGTGACGCGTGACAACGGTGTGTTTATCGCTTTCGCGCCCCGTGAGCATCCCAAGCTGGCTGTAGCTGTAGTGATTCCGGAGGGCGGTTTTGGATCGAATAGTGCCGCCCCGGTAGCCCGCAAAATATTTGATGCCTATGACTGGGAATACGGACTGAATGGAGTCCCCCGAAAGAACGTATCCCCTGCCACGGAGTCAACATTGAAATAA
- a CDS encoding primase, translating into MSITIIVEGKNDRSRLRRILAPEVDIQCTFGTLNTLKLETLRRKIGDGEVYLYMDNDSSGKKIRGILRDAFPDAVHIYTRKGYAGVEGTPDEYSITQLEKAGLEEFIIYPEPLPYLES; encoded by the coding sequence ATGTCCATAACCATCATTGTCGAAGGTAAAAACGACCGCAGCAGATTACGGAGAATCCTTGCTCCAGAGGTCGACATCCAGTGTACGTTCGGCACGCTGAATACGCTCAAGCTGGAGACACTGCGGCGCAAAATAGGAGATGGGGAAGTCTACCTCTACATGGATAATGACAGCTCGGGCAAAAAAATCCGCGGCATTCTGCGCGACGCTTTTCCGGATGCCGTGCATATTTATACCCGGAAAGGCTATGCCGGAGTGGAAGGCACCCCGGATGAATACAGCATCACCCAACTGGAGAAAGCCGGGCTGGAGGAGTTCATTATTTATCCTGAGCCTTTACCTTACTTGGAGTCGTAG
- a CDS encoding SCO family protein: MQTLKRYKWTWLMLLVALGLAVYLAFGYWNKGNDKLPVIGEVQDFSLENVDGRPITLADTEGKPRLVYFFFTECPDVCPITTFMLSQTQDLLKKDGSFGKDVEFVSISFDPLNDTREAIKAFADRFHADYSGWYFLRGDQEQVRTLAADSFKVLIYGDNKDNFAHANLIGLVDRNNRLRGLYDAGDTENVTPEFLAGALKKLARES; this comes from the coding sequence GTGCAGACCTTGAAGCGCTACAAATGGACGTGGCTGATGCTGCTGGTCGCCTTGGGTTTGGCGGTTTATCTGGCATTCGGTTATTGGAACAAAGGAAATGACAAACTGCCTGTAATCGGAGAGGTGCAGGACTTCTCGCTTGAAAACGTGGATGGCAGGCCAATCACGCTGGCGGATACGGAAGGAAAGCCCAGACTCGTCTATTTCTTCTTCACGGAATGCCCGGATGTCTGCCCCATCACTACCTTTATGCTGTCGCAGACACAGGATCTGCTGAAAAAAGACGGCAGCTTCGGCAAGGATGTGGAATTCGTCTCCATTTCGTTTGACCCCTTGAATGATACGCGTGAAGCGATTAAGGCGTTTGCGGACCGCTTTCATGCGGACTACAGCGGCTGGTATTTTCTGCGGGGGGATCAGGAGCAGGTCCGTACGCTGGCGGCTGATTCCTTCAAGGTCTTGATTTACGGGGACAACAAGGATAACTTTGCCCATGCCAACCTAATCGGTCTGGTGGACCGGAACAACCGGCTGCGGGGATTGTATGATGCCGGAGATACGGAGAACGTGACCCCGGAATTTTTGGCCGGTGCGCTGAAGAAATTGGCCCGCGAATCATAA
- a CDS encoding MFS transporter, translating into MKTALWLYLFLFLAFFDLHAQYPILTPFAISLGAGPAFIGWMMGMYSLTHLPGNLLAGVLVDRNGSRRYIVFALTAAGAILLMQAHAQLPWHLLLLRAASGFVLAFLSPACMALLASLSSDSATQGKYMSGHGIVHTLASVVSPAAGAFIVAKAGYSGTFTTLGWLLILTGVMALFSVPKQVQSMSAAKPALPLHSPAQAADRENPRVSRRYYLLPFFVSCSQGVLFFELPLSQGSEGMISTGILLSLLSLGALVTLSLLFLNRFAPGIRIAAALLAMALCFFTLAAFRHIPAGVVLFLLGAAKGVLFPAMASLFISLGGPGRMGRTFSLQSIAMSLGAFAGPVAAGQLRDFVSPYFIAFVLLMTAILLLPPRGSGKPAYHPEWNSPAA; encoded by the coding sequence TTGAAAACCGCGCTGTGGCTATACCTGTTTCTCTTTCTGGCCTTCTTCGACCTGCATGCCCAGTACCCCATCCTAACACCTTTTGCGATCTCTCTGGGGGCGGGGCCGGCTTTCATCGGGTGGATGATGGGCATGTACTCGCTGACGCATCTTCCCGGAAATCTGCTGGCCGGTGTGCTGGTCGACCGCAATGGCAGCCGCCGCTATATTGTCTTCGCACTCACGGCGGCCGGAGCCATTCTGCTGATGCAGGCTCACGCACAGCTTCCCTGGCATCTGCTGCTGCTGCGCGCAGCCAGCGGATTTGTGCTGGCCTTTCTCTCCCCGGCCTGCATGGCACTGCTGGCTTCGCTCTCCTCCGATTCAGCGACCCAGGGCAAATATATGTCCGGCCATGGGATCGTCCATACGCTGGCCTCTGTCGTCTCTCCGGCGGCCGGCGCCTTTATTGTGGCGAAAGCCGGCTACTCCGGCACGTTCACCACACTTGGCTGGCTGCTGATCCTCACAGGTGTGATGGCATTATTCAGCGTGCCGAAGCAGGTGCAGAGCATGTCTGCTGCCAAGCCTGCGCTGCCGCTGCACTCCCCCGCACAAGCTGCGGACCGTGAGAACCCCCGGGTCTCCCGCCGCTATTACCTTCTGCCCTTCTTCGTTTCCTGCTCCCAAGGCGTGCTGTTCTTTGAGCTGCCTCTGTCACAGGGCAGCGAAGGAATGATCTCAACCGGCATCCTGCTGTCACTGCTTAGCTTGGGGGCGCTGGTGACGCTCAGCCTCCTTTTTCTGAACAGGTTTGCTCCGGGAATAAGAATCGCTGCGGCGCTCCTCGCCATGGCACTTTGCTTTTTCACTCTGGCCGCCTTCCGCCATATTCCTGCCGGAGTGGTTCTCTTCCTGCTTGGTGCTGCCAAGGGGGTGCTGTTTCCGGCAATGGCTTCTCTCTTCATCAGTCTTGGGGGGCCGGGGCGCATGGGCCGCACTTTCTCGCTGCAATCGATTGCCATGTCTCTGGGCGCCTTTGCCGGTCCCGTAGCAGCAGGGCAGCTGCGGGATTTCGTCTCTCCGTACTTCATCGCCTTTGTGCTGCTCATGACCGCCATTCTGCTGCTCCCGCCCAGAGGCTCGGGCAAGCCTGCTTACCACCCGGAATGGAACAGCCCGGCGGCCTGA
- a CDS encoding transglutaminase domain-containing protein, whose protein sequence is MLNGWIDSLSNANMISILLVVVVLFSLLQGWSRGFTRAAGGLFGMLGNGVLTILALAMGIPAAMYLSPAAAAWAEGIALPDTTLSGWQQLYYTAVSVLAGSPFVRFLLLLLISYSLIRLLLGLLFMLLPFRLPRFRARAADRKPTPTSRLSGALIGGVIGLVRGLILVLALYIGVGLNPDSGFSRYVESSPIYSQSAAAVFEPLAGEEVRSKLPVLTQAVADEMNDILRRKYEVIDHEISPDIVGAAADIAGQAKGEEDKARRLYDWIGSRIAYDYGKAENYEQNRIWHEQTPQDTFDTRLGVCIDYARLYAVMARSQGLQVRVVTGQGYDGQGGHGPHAWNEVYLPDRQAWIPLDSTWASSGDWFDSKDFEKTHIKEDVL, encoded by the coding sequence ATGCTTAACGGATGGATAGACAGCCTCAGTAATGCCAATATGATCTCCATCCTGCTGGTGGTGGTTGTCCTTTTCTCGCTGCTTCAGGGCTGGAGCAGAGGCTTCACAAGGGCGGCAGGGGGATTATTCGGGATGCTCGGGAACGGAGTGCTTACCATTCTGGCGCTCGCCATGGGCATTCCGGCGGCGATGTATCTGTCTCCGGCCGCAGCAGCCTGGGCTGAAGGAATTGCACTGCCGGACACAACGCTCAGCGGCTGGCAGCAATTATATTACACTGCCGTCTCGGTTTTAGCGGGATCGCCCTTTGTGCGTTTTCTGCTGCTTCTGTTGATCTCTTACAGCCTGATCCGGCTTCTGCTTGGACTGCTGTTCATGCTCCTGCCGTTCCGGCTGCCCCGCTTCCGGGCCAGGGCAGCGGACCGGAAGCCTACGCCAACCAGCCGTCTCAGCGGTGCGCTGATCGGCGGTGTGATTGGGCTTGTGCGCGGGCTTATCCTGGTGCTTGCCCTGTACATTGGCGTCGGTCTGAATCCGGACAGCGGCTTCAGCCGGTATGTAGAGTCCTCCCCGATTTACAGCCAGAGCGCGGCTGCGGTGTTCGAGCCGCTTGCCGGTGAAGAGGTGCGCAGCAAGCTGCCGGTGCTGACCCAAGCGGTGGCCGATGAGATGAACGATATTTTGCGGCGGAAATATGAAGTGATTGATCATGAAATTTCGCCCGATATTGTGGGAGCTGCGGCCGATATCGCCGGACAAGCCAAGGGGGAAGAGGACAAGGCCAGACGGCTGTACGACTGGATAGGCTCACGGATTGCCTATGATTACGGCAAAGCAGAGAACTATGAGCAGAACCGGATCTGGCATGAGCAGACGCCCCAGGATACCTTCGATACCCGGCTTGGCGTGTGCATAGATTATGCCCGCCTCTATGCCGTGATGGCCCGTTCGCAGGGACTTCAGGTGCGCGTAGTCACAGGCCAGGGGTACGATGGTCAAGGCGGGCATGGCCCTCATGCCTGGAATGAGGTGTACCTGCCGGACAGGCAGGCCTGGATACCGCTGGATTCGACATGGGCCAGCAGCGGGGACTGGTTCGACAGCAAGGATTTTGAGAAAACCCACATTAAAGAAGATGTGCTCTGA
- a CDS encoding peptidoglycan D,D-transpeptidase FtsI family protein — MSVFRKQASPPDGKDSKSSLGLRLNVFFFSTFVIFCVIIIRLAVVQFVEGPNLKEVETSRDTKNVPLAAIRGSIRAAGGEEIAYSSSVQSLYITLTKEYIAKSTDKKTGETSFTPEARANVYALANNLVENFNKYGDPNGEKLTVNDVINSLDLKFKKYSGFMARRIKAGLTPKEVAYFMEHKEEYPGLEVVEESNRHYNKDTVAVQTVGYIKPFKSAGSLDIYKNIQNAMKKIDNDPGLTYKDDEFVGFDGLELQYQRELRGKNGYQVISVNPQNMAEKIENMVPPVKGNDVWMTINKNIQLKTEQAITEQISWLHSHSVQGKTHPDAVTGYAVAMEVDTGNVVAMASMPDYDTNVWTKGSLPTDVWNSIIDNYQNGTINPISSGVSGHGLQSVLLMGSTIKPLSVLIGLNEGFFSTSTTYQDKGIAFFGKNDKSSVRNASGHVYGSMDPSRAIEKSSNVFMVDMVGKKLYEKYGDKGIGVWDKYMKEFGLGVSTQSGLPREFLGQINYTNTKAAGSAQAALVYASFGQQGSYTTLQLAQYASTLANEGVRIKPQLVSKITDPDGKVVKTFGREVIDEVTTFDKSFWREIKKGMSSDVTAFSDFPYDFARKTGTSQQSAKGDLRDNGVFIAFAPRENPKLAVAVVIPEGGFGSNSAAPVARKIFDAYDWEYGLDGVPKKSLKTEGAKDGADAGKDSENTATTNN; from the coding sequence GTGAGTGTTTTCCGTAAGCAGGCCTCTCCCCCGGACGGGAAGGACAGCAAGAGCTCGCTTGGCCTGCGCCTCAACGTGTTTTTCTTCAGCACGTTTGTCATTTTCTGCGTTATCATTATCCGTCTTGCCGTTGTTCAGTTTGTGGAAGGCCCCAATTTAAAAGAGGTTGAGACCAGCCGTGATACCAAAAATGTGCCGCTTGCAGCCATAAGGGGATCGATCCGCGCCGCCGGAGGCGAGGAAATTGCGTATTCCAGCTCTGTGCAATCCCTGTATATCACGCTTACCAAAGAATATATAGCCAAGTCTACAGATAAGAAAACAGGTGAAACTTCATTTACTCCGGAGGCCCGGGCAAATGTCTACGCGCTGGCTAACAATCTGGTTGAGAATTTCAATAAGTATGGCGATCCGAATGGCGAAAAACTGACGGTTAATGATGTAATTAACTCCCTGGACCTCAAGTTCAAGAAATATTCCGGCTTTATGGCCCGGCGGATCAAGGCTGGCCTTACCCCCAAAGAAGTGGCTTATTTCATGGAGCATAAAGAGGAATACCCGGGCCTTGAAGTCGTCGAGGAGAGCAACCGCCATTATAATAAGGATACGGTCGCGGTGCAGACTGTTGGTTATATCAAACCTTTCAAGTCCGCAGGCAGTCTGGATATTTACAAAAACATTCAAAATGCAATGAAAAAGATCGACAATGACCCTGGGTTGACTTACAAGGATGATGAGTTTGTCGGCTTCGACGGTCTGGAGCTGCAGTATCAGCGGGAACTCCGCGGCAAAAACGGCTATCAGGTAATCTCCGTCAATCCGCAGAATATGGCCGAAAAAATCGAGAATATGGTCCCTCCTGTAAAGGGAAATGACGTCTGGATGACCATCAATAAAAACATCCAGCTTAAGACAGAGCAGGCTATTACAGAGCAGATTAGCTGGCTGCATTCCCATTCCGTGCAGGGGAAAACACATCCTGATGCCGTAACAGGCTACGCTGTAGCGATGGAAGTCGACACCGGGAATGTCGTCGCTATGGCCAGCATGCCTGACTATGATACAAATGTCTGGACGAAAGGCTCACTGCCTACCGATGTCTGGAACAGCATTATTGATAACTATCAGAACGGAACCATCAATCCGATATCCTCCGGGGTGTCGGGCCATGGACTTCAATCGGTGCTGCTGATGGGTTCGACCATCAAACCCTTGAGTGTGCTTATCGGACTGAACGAAGGCTTTTTCTCCACTTCTACTACCTATCAGGATAAAGGGATTGCCTTTTTCGGGAAAAATGATAAATCCTCGGTCCGCAATGCCTCCGGGCACGTGTACGGTTCCATGGACCCCTCCAGGGCGATTGAGAAATCCTCCAACGTCTTCATGGTGGATATGGTCGGCAAGAAGCTGTACGAGAAATATGGCGACAAAGGTATTGGGGTCTGGGATAAATATATGAAGGAATTCGGCCTTGGCGTGTCGACGCAAAGCGGACTTCCCAGAGAGTTCCTGGGACAAATCAACTATACGAATACAAAAGCAGCCGGGAGTGCCCAGGCGGCGCTGGTCTATGCATCGTTCGGACAGCAGGGAAGCTACACTACGCTGCAGCTTGCACAGTATGCCTCGACCCTTGCCAATGAAGGTGTACGGATCAAACCGCAGCTGGTCAGCAAAATCACGGACCCGGACGGTAAGGTGGTTAAGACCTTTGGACGTGAGGTTATTGATGAAGTCACGACCTTTGACAAGTCCTTCTGGAGAGAAATCAAAAAGGGCATGAGCAGTGATGTAACTGCATTTTCTGATTTCCCTTATGATTTTGCCCGCAAAACAGGGACATCACAGCAATCGGCCAAAGGCGACCTGCGCGATAACGGGGTCTTCATTGCCTTTGCCCCGCGTGAGAATCCGAAGCTGGCTGTAGCCGTGGTTATCCCTGAAGGGGGATTTGGCTCCAACAGTGCGGCGCCGGTGGCCCGTAAGATTTTTGACGCTTACGATTGGGAGTATGGCCTGGATGGCGTGCCTAAGAAAAGCTTGAAGACAGAAGGTGCCAAAGACGGCGCTGACGCAGGGAAGGATTCCGAAAATACAGCGACAACAAACAACTGA